A region of Anaerosalibacter sp. Marseille-P3206 DNA encodes the following proteins:
- the pheS gene encoding phenylalanine--tRNA ligase subunit alpha gives MKDKIYKIKEEALKDMNKLKTIDQLEEIRVKFLGKKGELTQVLREMGSLSKEERPAVGQIANEVRKELESELNLTKNKLRDEMKKRKLEKERIDITMPGNKILLGHRHPLIATMEELENVFMSMGFSIVHGPEVETVENNFDALNSPENHPSRDLTDTFYITEDILLRTHTSPVQVRVMKQKEPPIKIVSAGRTFRFDDVDDTHSPMFHQLEGLVVDKNVTMANLKETIDIFIKELFGYDMKTRFRPHYFPFTEPSAEVDVSCFKCKGEGCDECNGTGWSMELLGCGMVDPKVLENCGIDPEVYSGFAFGLGIDRIAMVKYGIDNIRLLFENDMRFLSQF, from the coding sequence ATGAAGGATAAAATATACAAAATCAAAGAAGAAGCACTAAAAGATATGAACAAGCTAAAAACTATAGACCAATTAGAGGAAATAAGGGTTAAATTTTTAGGTAAAAAAGGTGAACTAACTCAAGTACTTAGGGAAATGGGCAGTCTTTCTAAGGAAGAGAGGCCTGCTGTTGGGCAGATAGCTAATGAAGTTAGGAAAGAACTTGAATCAGAATTAAACTTGACAAAAAATAAATTAAGGGATGAAATGAAAAAGAGAAAATTAGAAAAGGAAAGAATTGATATTACTATGCCAGGTAATAAAATTCTTTTAGGACATCGTCATCCTCTTATTGCTACAATGGAAGAATTAGAAAATGTTTTTATGAGCATGGGTTTTAGTATAGTTCATGGTCCAGAAGTGGAAACAGTTGAGAATAATTTTGATGCATTAAACTCTCCAGAGAATCATCCTTCAAGAGATTTGACAGATACTTTTTACATAACTGAAGATATTCTTTTGAGAACTCATACCTCTCCTGTTCAAGTAAGAGTTATGAAACAAAAAGAACCACCAATTAAAATTGTATCTGCAGGAAGAACTTTTAGATTTGATGATGTAGATGATACTCATTCACCTATGTTTCATCAATTAGAAGGTTTAGTTGTTGATAAAAATGTTACTATGGCTAATTTAAAAGAAACCATAGATATATTTATAAAAGAATTATTTGGATACGATATGAAAACTAGATTTAGACCGCATTATTTTCCATTTACAGAACCAAGTGCGGAAGTTGATGTATCTTGCTTCAAATGTAAGGGAGAAGGCTGTGATGAGTGTAATGGAACGGGTTGGAGTATGGAACTTCTAGGTTGTGGGATGGTAGATCCAAAGGTTCTTGAAAATTGTGGAATTGATCCAGAAGTATATAGTGGTTTTGCTTTTGGACTAGGTATAGATAGAATTGCTATGGTGAAGTACGGTATTGATAATATTCGACTACTCTTTGAGAATGACATGAGATTTTTATCACAATTTTAG
- a CDS encoding potassium channel family protein: protein MKQFAVIGCGRFGSSIAKTLYKLGHEVLAIDKDEELVQEISDCVTHAVQADVMDENVMKDLGIRNFDVVIISIGSNLEASIFATLISKELGVKSIIAKAQNELHGKVLKQIGADKIVFPERDMGIRVAHNLVSTNILDFIELSPDYSIVEITAVSEWEDKTLKELKLPTKYGINVMAIKRDECINISPYADDEILKGDILVVIGNTKDIEKIENRIGG from the coding sequence ATGAAACAATTTGCTGTTATAGGATGTGGAAGATTTGGTTCAAGCATCGCTAAGACTTTATATAAACTAGGTCATGAAGTTTTAGCAATAGATAAAGATGAAGAATTAGTACAAGAAATATCTGATTGTGTTACTCATGCTGTCCAAGCAGATGTAATGGATGAAAATGTAATGAAGGATTTGGGAATACGTAATTTTGATGTTGTAATAATTAGTATTGGTTCTAATTTGGAAGCTTCTATATTTGCAACTTTAATATCTAAAGAATTAGGGGTTAAGTCGATAATTGCTAAGGCACAGAATGAATTACATGGGAAAGTACTAAAGCAAATAGGTGCAGATAAAATTGTATTTCCTGAAAGGGACATGGGTATAAGAGTTGCACATAATTTAGTGTCTACAAATATATTAGACTTTATTGAACTTTCTCCTGATTATAGTATTGTAGAGATTACAGCTGTTTCTGAATGGGAAGATAAGACTCTTAAAGAATTAAAACTGCCAACTAAATACGGGATTAATGTTATGGCTATAAAAAGAGATGAATGCATCAATATTTCTCCTTATGCAGATGATGAGATTTTAAAAGGAGATATTTTGGTAGTAATAGGGAATACAAAAGATATAGAAAAAATAGAAAATCGAATTGGTGGTTAA
- a CDS encoding cell division protein ZapA, translating into MTEKNKVDVYIGGRNFTVVGNETEEYVKSIAAYVNSKIREAQKKNDRLNDSMAQILVAFNIADEYHRVYKELNELKKEIVEPMQKYEEMLETLKNANKRIEELENQCNLYKDELLETKLDSENKDRMLKKYKQASELKEEELKENQKIIKNLQDKLFDSQIELVEIKKELDETLKHFNENS; encoded by the coding sequence ATGACAGAAAAAAACAAAGTAGATGTATATATTGGTGGTCGTAACTTCACAGTAGTAGGAAATGAGACTGAAGAATATGTTAAAAGTATTGCTGCTTATGTAAATAGTAAAATAAGAGAAGCTCAAAAGAAAAATGATAGATTAAATGATTCAATGGCTCAAATTCTTGTAGCTTTCAATATAGCAGATGAATATCATAGGGTTTATAAAGAATTAAATGAATTAAAAAAAGAGATTGTAGAGCCTATGCAAAAATACGAAGAAATGCTTGAAACATTAAAAAATGCAAATAAGAGAATAGAGGAATTAGAAAATCAATGTAATTTATATAAAGATGAATTGCTTGAAACTAAACTAGATAGTGAAAATAAAGATAGAATGCTTAAAAAGTATAAACAAGCATCAGAATTAAAAGAAGAAGAGTTAAAAGAAAATCAGAAAATTATTAAAAATTTACAAGACAAATTGTTTGATAGTCAAATAGAACTAGTAGAGATAAAGAAAGAGTTAGACGAAACATTGAAACATTTTAACGAAAATAGTTAA
- a CDS encoding endonuclease MutS2, which translates to MNNKTLKVLEYYKIVEKLKEKTESSLGRELASKLVPSTDLLEVKRIQNETEEAFTLLIKRGNPPLYGIQDISIELKRAEIGGTLTPGSLLKISDSLRVSRSLKKYLSESKEDRGSNYPILEELISSLSTFKYIEDSINNAIISPEEISDNASPTLRNIRRQIISKNEAIRNKLNSIINSTSNRKLLQDSIVTIREGRYVVPVKQENKSNFPGLVHDQSASGATLFVEPMACVELNNELKELQIKEQKEIERILSELTELVEEKSESIRENQKILETVDFIFAKGKLALEIDGTKPIINNSGYINIKGARHPLLNVKKVVPIDVYIGEDFNTLVITGPNTGGKTVTLKTVGLLTLMAQSGLHIPANHNSQVSVFDNIFADIGDEQSIEQSLSTFSSHMTNIVSILENVDENSLVLLDELGAGTDPTEGAALAMSILDYLHGINVRTIATTHYSELKVYALTNQGVENASVEFDVKTLSPTYRLLIGVPGKSNAFLISKRLGLSDYIIDYAKNLISKENIEFEDVLQAIERDRIIVEENKLEAEKLKIEIEELKNELIFEKEKVEKKKEEIIQKAKEQARNILKTAKEESDEIVTELREISFEIEKEKNKKIQESQDKLKMSLDEVEQDLAKNLLEAKSSKPPKNLKIGETVEIISLDQQGTVLSAPDENGNVNVQVGIMKVNVHITTLKRVKEKAIKESQVSTKNIIKSKAQNVKNELDLRGKTLDEALLDLDKYLDDVYIAGLKQAYIIHGKGTGVLREGIRSFLKTNRHVKSYRLGHIGEGGSGVTVVELK; encoded by the coding sequence ATGAATAATAAAACACTAAAAGTATTAGAATACTATAAAATAGTTGAAAAGTTAAAAGAAAAGACCGAATCATCTTTAGGGAGAGAATTAGCTAGTAAACTGGTTCCATCAACTGATTTATTAGAGGTTAAAAGAATTCAAAATGAAACTGAAGAAGCTTTTACCCTATTAATTAAAAGAGGTAATCCGCCTCTTTATGGAATACAAGATATTTCCATTGAATTGAAAAGAGCTGAAATAGGAGGAACACTAACGCCTGGTAGTTTACTTAAAATTTCTGATTCTCTTAGAGTTTCAAGGAGTCTAAAAAAATATCTAAGTGAAAGTAAAGAAGACAGGGGTTCGAATTATCCTATATTAGAAGAGTTAATAAGTTCATTGTCGACATTTAAATATATTGAAGACAGTATCAATAATGCTATAATAAGTCCAGAAGAGATATCAGATAATGCTAGTCCTACCCTTAGAAATATAAGAAGGCAAATAATATCTAAAAACGAAGCTATTAGAAATAAATTAAATTCAATAATTAATTCAACAAGCAATAGAAAATTATTGCAAGATAGTATTGTAACTATTAGAGAGGGAAGATATGTTGTACCAGTTAAGCAAGAAAATAAGTCTAATTTTCCAGGTTTGGTTCACGATCAATCTGCAAGTGGTGCAACATTATTTGTTGAACCTATGGCTTGTGTAGAATTAAATAATGAGTTAAAAGAATTACAAATAAAAGAACAGAAAGAAATAGAAAGAATATTATCTGAATTGACCGAATTAGTTGAAGAGAAGAGTGAAAGTATTAGAGAAAATCAAAAGATATTAGAAACTGTGGATTTCATTTTTGCCAAGGGAAAACTTGCACTTGAAATAGATGGAACAAAGCCGATTATCAATAATAGTGGATATATAAATATTAAGGGAGCAAGGCATCCACTATTAAATGTAAAAAAAGTAGTACCAATAGATGTATATATAGGGGAGGATTTCAATACTCTTGTGATTACAGGTCCAAATACAGGTGGAAAAACTGTTACATTAAAGACAGTGGGACTACTGACATTGATGGCACAATCAGGCCTTCATATACCAGCTAACCATAATTCTCAAGTATCTGTATTTGATAACATCTTTGCAGATATTGGAGATGAGCAAAGTATTGAGCAGAGTTTAAGTACATTTTCATCTCATATGACTAATATTGTTAGTATACTTGAGAATGTAGATGAAAATAGTTTGGTTTTATTAGATGAATTGGGAGCTGGAACCGATCCAACTGAGGGAGCGGCATTGGCTATGTCTATATTAGATTATCTTCATGGGATAAATGTTAGGACTATAGCCACTACACATTATAGTGAGTTAAAGGTTTATGCACTAACAAATCAAGGTGTGGAAAATGCTTCTGTTGAATTTGATGTAAAGACTTTGAGCCCTACTTACAGGCTTTTGATAGGTGTACCAGGGAAATCTAACGCTTTTCTTATATCAAAGCGACTTGGACTTAGTGATTATATAATTGATTATGCCAAAAATCTTATTTCTAAAGAAAATATTGAATTTGAAGATGTACTACAAGCAATAGAAAGAGATAGAATAATAGTTGAAGAAAATAAATTAGAAGCAGAAAAGCTTAAAATAGAAATAGAAGAATTGAAGAATGAATTAATCTTTGAAAAAGAAAAGGTAGAAAAGAAGAAAGAAGAAATAATTCAAAAGGCAAAAGAACAAGCTCGTAATATTTTAAAGACTGCTAAAGAAGAGTCAGATGAAATAGTAACAGAATTAAGAGAAATATCATTCGAAATTGAAAAAGAAAAAAATAAAAAAATTCAAGAATCTCAAGATAAATTAAAAATGAGTCTTGATGAAGTTGAACAAGATTTGGCAAAAAATCTGTTGGAAGCTAAAAGTAGCAAACCTCCTAAAAATTTAAAGATTGGAGAAACAGTTGAGATTATATCCCTTGATCAACAGGGAACGGTGCTTTCTGCTCCTGATGAAAATGGAAATGTGAATGTTCAAGTGGGGATAATGAAAGTAAATGTTCATATTACAACTTTGAAGAGAGTAAAAGAGAAGGCTATTAAAGAATCACAAGTAAGTACAAAGAATATAATAAAAAGTAAAGCCCAAAATGTAAAAAATGAATTAGATTTAAGGGGAAAAACATTAGATGAAGCGCTACTAGATTTAGACAAATATTTAGATGATGTTTATATTGCTGGATTAAAACAAGCATATATAATTCACGGAAAAGGTACAGGAGTTTTAAGAGAGGGGATAAGGAGTTTTCTTAAGACTAATAGGCATGTTAAATCTTATAGACTCGGTCATATAGGAGAAGGTGGAAGTGGAGTTACGGTAGTAGAATTAAAATAA
- the rlmB gene encoding 23S rRNA (guanosine(2251)-2'-O)-methyltransferase RlmB: MKYITSPSNPTIKGIKGLKRKKERWEKKSYLIEGVKIVDEYIKWIGNPECILFSEDLFNVTGGRELFKKIEELNINIINVPNNLLKELSDTENPQGVLAVGKINDFKLDELFQSKNKFIIILDELQDPGNAGTIIRTADAFGASGVVLTNNCVDVYNPKVVRATMGSLFHIPVVFADNKIELINHFKNEGIKVYSTSLEGKNYIHEVDLTEDIAIIIGNEANGVSDEMISISDFLIKIPMYGKAESLNAAVATSVVMYEVARQRVNNP, translated from the coding sequence ATGAAGTATATTACTAGCCCATCAAATCCAACAATAAAAGGTATTAAAGGGCTCAAAAGGAAAAAAGAGAGATGGGAGAAAAAGTCTTACTTAATAGAAGGTGTAAAGATTGTAGATGAATATATTAAATGGATAGGGAATCCTGAATGTATTCTATTTTCAGAAGATCTTTTCAATGTAACTGGAGGAAGAGAATTATTTAAAAAAATTGAAGAATTAAATATAAATATTATTAATGTTCCAAACAATCTACTAAAAGAACTATCAGATACTGAAAATCCTCAGGGTGTGTTGGCAGTTGGAAAAATAAATGATTTTAAATTAGATGAACTATTCCAAAGCAAAAATAAGTTTATAATTATTTTAGATGAACTACAAGATCCTGGCAATGCTGGAACTATAATTAGAACAGCAGATGCCTTTGGTGCTAGTGGCGTGGTTTTAACTAATAATTGTGTAGATGTATATAATCCGAAAGTAGTACGTGCTACTATGGGTTCATTGTTTCATATTCCTGTTGTTTTTGCAGATAATAAAATAGAATTGATAAATCATTTTAAGAATGAGGGAATTAAAGTATATTCAACTTCTCTTGAAGGTAAAAATTATATTCATGAAGTAGATTTAACTGAAGATATTGCTATAATTATAGGAAATGAGGCGAATGGAGTTTCTGATGAAATGATAAGTATTTCAGACTTCTTGATAAAGATTCCAATGTATGGCAAAGCTGAATCTCTAAATGCAGCAGTAGCTACATCTGTTGTAATGTATGAAGTAGCTAGACAAAGGGTGAATAATCCTTGA
- a CDS encoding DUF3656 domain-containing U32 family peptidase has translation MIKKEDGIELLAPVGTMESLYAAVENGADAVYLGGKVFNARQYASNFGMDELKEAVKYAHLRGTKVYVTVNILLENKELEEAVDYIKNLYEIDVDGLIVQDLGLVHLIKTLFPDFELHGSTQMTINNLQGALFLENLGFKRVVLAREVSTKEIKYIKDNSNLELEGFIHGALCVCYSGQCLMSSIIGGRSGNRGTCAQPCRMPYSIVSLKNQELVSEQFIKKHILSTKDLCTIENIDDVVNSGLKSLKIEGRMKRPEYVALVVSKYRKALDKGVNSITDEDKKELLQIFNRGFTKGYLFNDFGKSFISLDRPDNRGVYIGKVENIDRKNMYIKLIDDLDIGDGIELTTEKGEYVGVVANTSSNKGSILKLDRIRNVSISSPVYKTSSVSLLDRAKSTFVGEEKIKYPLKMEVNISIGNPATLSIYDGENVIHVETEQLVEKSQKVSLTKEKIEKQLSKLADEPYCIDIMDIYLEEGSFLSLSSLNGLRRDGIDELNKKRMNFNNRSNVNKDLLRKTEKEFFKYEDEKKDLSGKKLSVKVSNINQFESIDLEKLDRIYLGFYEDIDNCIKEVKKAKKEVFFYTDKIYTDKGLRLLGENLDRNSDYLDGISVSNIGTLNFVKNRLNLPIHGDIGLNVFNSYTARLLRERNVSSITLSPELTLKQIEDVIDRVSMPYEAIGYGYLPLMVMKHCPMSLIKGCNGDSECSICKFNSGYGLEDRKNIVFPFRRQNSTTTIYNSVPLVIIEDLNTLFDKGLQMIRLDFTYEDKDISMIQDAYYNRLHGKLKERDLTQVLEHFREDAGFTKGHFFRGVL, from the coding sequence GTGATTAAAAAAGAAGATGGAATTGAATTATTAGCTCCTGTTGGAACTATGGAATCACTTTATGCTGCAGTGGAAAATGGTGCAGATGCAGTTTACTTAGGAGGTAAAGTTTTTAATGCAAGACAGTATGCTTCTAATTTTGGGATGGATGAATTAAAAGAAGCTGTAAAATATGCTCACTTAAGAGGTACAAAAGTATATGTTACTGTAAATATATTGCTAGAAAACAAAGAACTTGAAGAAGCTGTTGATTATATTAAAAATTTGTATGAAATAGATGTTGATGGGTTAATTGTTCAGGACTTGGGATTAGTACATTTAATAAAGACTTTGTTTCCAGATTTTGAACTTCATGGTAGTACTCAGATGACAATTAACAATTTACAGGGAGCGTTATTTTTAGAGAATCTGGGGTTTAAAAGGGTAGTTTTAGCAAGAGAAGTTTCAACCAAAGAGATAAAATACATTAAGGATAATTCTAATTTAGAACTTGAAGGTTTTATTCATGGTGCACTTTGTGTTTGTTATTCTGGACAGTGTCTTATGAGTAGTATCATAGGAGGTAGAAGTGGAAATAGAGGAACTTGTGCTCAACCTTGTAGAATGCCATATTCAATTGTGAGTTTAAAGAATCAAGAATTGGTAAGTGAGCAATTTATAAAAAAACATATATTGAGTACCAAAGATTTATGTACTATTGAAAATATAGATGATGTAGTTAATTCTGGTTTAAAGTCATTAAAAATTGAAGGAAGAATGAAGAGACCAGAATATGTAGCATTGGTTGTAAGTAAGTATAGAAAAGCCTTAGACAAAGGGGTAAATTCTATAACAGATGAAGACAAAAAAGAATTACTTCAAATATTCAATAGAGGTTTTACAAAGGGTTATTTATTTAATGATTTTGGGAAAAGCTTTATTTCTCTAGATAGACCAGATAATAGAGGTGTATATATAGGGAAAGTAGAAAATATTGATAGAAAAAATATGTATATAAAATTAATAGATGATTTAGACATAGGAGATGGAATAGAGCTGACCACTGAAAAGGGAGAATATGTTGGAGTAGTAGCTAATACTTCAAGCAATAAGGGGAGTATTTTGAAACTAGATAGGATTAGAAATGTTTCCATAAGTTCTCCTGTTTATAAGACATCAAGTGTTTCACTACTAGATAGAGCTAAGAGCACATTTGTTGGAGAAGAGAAAATTAAATATCCTTTAAAAATGGAAGTGAATATTTCTATTGGCAATCCTGCTACTTTGAGTATTTATGATGGAGAAAATGTTATACATGTAGAAACAGAACAACTAGTAGAAAAGAGCCAGAAAGTTTCTCTAACTAAAGAAAAAATCGAAAAACAATTGTCTAAATTAGCAGATGAGCCTTATTGTATTGATATTATGGATATTTACTTAGAAGAAGGTTCTTTTTTATCTTTAAGTAGTTTAAATGGTTTAAGACGAGATGGTATAGATGAACTGAATAAAAAGAGGATGAATTTCAATAATAGAAGTAATGTTAATAAAGATCTCTTACGCAAAACAGAAAAGGAATTTTTCAAATATGAAGATGAAAAGAAAGATTTAAGTGGGAAGAAATTAAGTGTAAAAGTATCAAATATCAATCAATTTGAATCTATTGATTTAGAAAAATTAGATCGAATTTATCTAGGATTCTATGAAGATATTGATAATTGTATAAAAGAAGTAAAGAAGGCAAAGAAGGAAGTATTTTTTTATACTGATAAGATATATACTGACAAAGGATTAAGATTATTAGGAGAAAATTTAGATCGAAATTCAGATTATTTAGATGGTATCTCTGTATCTAATATAGGGACATTAAATTTTGTAAAGAACAGATTAAATTTACCTATTCATGGGGATATTGGTCTAAATGTATTTAATAGCTATACTGCTAGACTATTAAGAGAAAGAAACGTAAGTAGTATTACTTTATCTCCTGAATTGACATTAAAACAAATAGAGGATGTTATTGATAGAGTTAGCATGCCTTATGAGGCAATTGGATACGGATATTTACCTCTTATGGTTATGAAGCATTGTCCTATGTCTCTGATAAAAGGTTGCAATGGAGATAGTGAATGTAGTATTTGTAAATTTAATTCAGGATATGGTCTTGAAGACAGGAAAAATATAGTCTTTCCATTTAGAAGACAAAATAGTACAACTACCATTTATAATAGTGTTCCATTGGTTATTATTGAAGATTTGAACACATTATTTGACAAAGGACTTCAAATGATAAGATTGGATTTTACTTATGAAGATAAAGATATTTCTATGATACAAGACGCTTATTATAACAGATTGCATGGAAAGCTAAAAGAGAGAGATTTAACACAAGTACTAGAACATTTTAGGGAAGACGCAGGTTTTACTAAAGGACATTTCTTTAGAGGTGTATTATGA
- the pheT gene encoding phenylalanine--tRNA ligase subunit beta, with protein MLLPVKWLKDYVDINVDSKELSDKLTLSGSHVESITNLNNGIQNVVVGHILKIKEHPNADKLCITIVDVGEEELQIVTGANNISEGDYVPVALVGARLPGGVKIKKGKLRGEESFGMLCSLSELGISDSVVPKDMKDGIFILDKGYPVGMDIKEVLGLHGEVIEFEITPNRPDCLSIVGMARETSATLNSKMKYPEIEIKNEEGNINDLLRGVEVLDKDLCNRYYARVIKNVKIESSPLWLQTRLMEAGVRPINNIVDITNYVMLEFGEPLHAFDLDKIVDKKIYVRTAFESEEIKTIDGVERKLNPSDLVIADGEKPVAIAGVMGGFDTEVTNDTNVILLEAANFNDKSVRLTSKAHNLRTEASARFEKGIDSNLCETACNRACQLIEEIGAGIVVGGIIDNYPNKREISTISLRPERVNKLLGVEIDKKNIIDILNGLEFNVLEKDDYLEVKVPTFRMDVEREVDLIEEVGRIYGFHNIPNKPLMGVLTRAERPYNVIIEDKAIRVLQGLGLNEVMTYSFISPKAYDKIKLVQNSSKRECVKLMNPLGEDYSVMRTTIIPNIMDLLSRNFNYGVKEALTYEIGNIFIPREIPLESLPLERRTLTIGMYGNVDYFYLKGVIEVLLDRLGISGFRYSREENLSTFHPGRTANIVYNNKVLGIIGEVHPDVLDNYDIEVPVYIGELDFETIIEEANPNKKYKPLPKYPSITRDLAVVLDREIPVTDIEDVVWKYGEGIIEKVELFDVYEGEQIPKDKKSVAFSIIYRSYEKTLRDEDVSKVHEKIVEEVEKTFKANLRS; from the coding sequence ATGTTATTACCAGTGAAATGGCTTAAAGATTATGTAGATATAAATGTAGATTCAAAAGAACTATCAGACAAATTAACTCTTTCTGGTTCTCATGTTGAATCTATAACAAATTTGAACAATGGAATACAAAATGTTGTAGTTGGACATATATTAAAGATTAAGGAACATCCTAATGCAGATAAATTATGCATAACTATAGTTGATGTTGGAGAAGAGGAACTTCAAATAGTTACTGGAGCAAATAATATTAGTGAAGGTGATTATGTACCAGTAGCACTTGTTGGAGCGAGGCTTCCTGGTGGTGTTAAGATTAAGAAAGGAAAACTTAGAGGTGAAGAGTCCTTTGGGATGCTATGTTCTTTAAGTGAATTGGGAATTAGTGATAGTGTAGTTCCTAAGGATATGAAAGATGGGATTTTCATATTAGATAAAGGGTATCCAGTGGGTATGGATATTAAAGAAGTTCTTGGCCTTCATGGTGAAGTAATAGAATTTGAAATTACACCTAATAGACCTGATTGTCTAAGTATAGTAGGAATGGCTAGAGAGACTAGCGCAACGCTTAATTCTAAGATGAAATATCCTGAAATTGAAATAAAAAATGAAGAAGGAAATATTAATGATCTTCTAAGAGGAGTTGAAGTATTAGATAAAGATTTATGTAATCGTTATTATGCTAGGGTTATAAAAAATGTTAAGATTGAAAGTTCACCACTATGGCTTCAAACTAGATTAATGGAAGCTGGAGTTAGACCGATAAACAATATTGTAGATATAACTAATTATGTTATGTTGGAATTTGGTGAACCACTACATGCTTTTGATTTAGATAAGATAGTTGACAAAAAAATATATGTTAGAACAGCCTTTGAATCAGAAGAAATTAAAACCATAGATGGAGTTGAGAGAAAATTAAATCCTTCTGATTTAGTGATAGCTGATGGAGAAAAACCAGTAGCTATAGCGGGAGTAATGGGTGGTTTTGATACAGAAGTTACTAACGATACAAATGTTATATTATTGGAAGCTGCTAATTTTAATGATAAGAGTGTAAGACTTACATCAAAGGCTCATAACTTAAGAACAGAAGCATCTGCAAGATTTGAAAAAGGAATTGATTCTAATCTATGTGAAACTGCATGTAATAGGGCTTGTCAGTTGATTGAAGAAATTGGTGCTGGAATAGTAGTAGGTGGGATAATTGATAATTATCCAAATAAAAGGGAGATTAGCACAATAAGCTTAAGACCAGAAAGAGTAAATAAACTTCTAGGTGTTGAAATTGATAAGAAAAATATAATAGATATACTTAATGGACTAGAATTTAATGTTCTAGAAAAAGATGATTATTTAGAAGTTAAAGTACCAACTTTTAGAATGGATGTAGAAAGAGAAGTAGATTTAATAGAAGAAGTTGGTAGGATTTATGGGTTCCACAATATACCTAATAAGCCTTTAATGGGTGTTCTTACAAGAGCAGAAAGGCCTTATAATGTTATTATTGAAGATAAGGCAATAAGGGTTCTTCAAGGATTAGGTTTAAATGAAGTTATGACTTATTCATTTATAAGTCCAAAAGCATATGACAAAATCAAATTAGTTCAAAATAGTAGCAAAAGAGAATGTGTAAAATTAATGAATCCTCTTGGTGAAGATTATAGTGTAATGAGAACTACCATTATACCAAATATTATGGATTTATTATCAAGGAATTTTAATTATGGTGTTAAAGAAGCTCTTACTTATGAAATAGGTAATATTTTTATACCTAGAGAGATTCCACTAGAAAGCTTACCATTAGAGAGAAGAACACTAACTATTGGTATGTATGGAAATGTTGATTATTTTTATTTAAAGGGTGTTATTGAAGTACTTCTTGATAGATTAGGTATTTCTGGATTTAGATATTCAAGGGAGGAAAATTTATCTACATTCCATCCTGGTAGAACAGCAAATATAGTTTATAACAATAAGGTACTAGGTATTATTGGAGAAGTTCATCCAGATGTATTAGATAATTATGATATTGAAGTTCCTGTTTATATAGGGGAATTAGATTTTGAAACAATAATAGAAGAGGCAAATCCAAATAAAAAATACAAACCATTGCCTAAGTATCCATCTATCACAAGGGATTTAGCAGTAGTTTTGGATAGGGAAATACCAGTGACTGATATTGAAGATGTTGTTTGGAAGTATGGAGAAGGTATTATAGAAAAAGTAGAATTATTTGATGTATATGAAGGAGAACAGATACCAAAAGATAAGAAAAGCGTTGCTTTTTCTATCATCTATAGATCTTATGAAAAGACACTTAGAGATGAAGATGTAAGCAAAGTTCATGAAAAAATAGTTGAAGAAGTAGAAAAAACCTTTAAAGCAAATCTTAGAAGTTAA